A single window of Leeuwenhoekiella sp. MAR_2009_132 DNA harbors:
- a CDS encoding endonuclease/exonuclease/phosphatase family protein, translating to MRFKNILHIFGAIAILLTLVPLIAADYWWIRVFDFPHTQLTILTATAILAYLLKFDIKWVKDYVFMSVMIACFVYQISKIYPYTPLAQFEVNTSEQNNPNKQLSILVANVLQKNEDKQSLLKEVAAKNPDILLLLEANTEWHRFVDPSLSKKYKFYKGAPIDNTYGMLLYSKIPLINPEVHFLIDDSIPSIDSKVKLASGDTIQLFAIHPTPPMPQHNPMSTDRDAEMMKTAFKSRDSKLPVLVIGDFNDVAWSESTALFKNVSELLDLRIGRGLFNTFSAKSQIMRWPLDHIFVSEHFRVIDVQRGEDINSDHFPSYAKLSLESEIAQEQVPEPPSENQLKRALDIIKKEAGQKDTRKEN from the coding sequence ATGAGATTTAAAAATATTCTCCACATTTTTGGAGCGATAGCTATATTGCTCACTTTAGTTCCACTTATAGCTGCTGATTATTGGTGGATTCGGGTTTTTGATTTTCCACATACGCAGCTTACCATTTTAACGGCTACAGCAATATTAGCTTATCTTTTAAAGTTTGATATAAAATGGGTTAAAGACTATGTTTTTATGAGTGTTATGATTGCATGTTTTGTATATCAAATCTCAAAAATATATCCCTATACACCATTAGCTCAATTTGAAGTAAATACAAGTGAGCAAAATAATCCTAATAAACAATTGAGTATCTTGGTAGCTAATGTCCTTCAGAAAAATGAGGACAAACAATCGCTTTTAAAAGAGGTTGCTGCAAAAAACCCTGATATTCTTTTACTTCTTGAAGCAAATACAGAATGGCACAGATTTGTAGATCCTTCACTTTCAAAAAAATATAAATTTTACAAGGGAGCTCCTATTGATAATACTTACGGAATGCTCCTCTATTCTAAAATTCCATTAATAAATCCTGAAGTTCATTTTCTTATAGACGACAGTATTCCATCAATAGATAGTAAGGTTAAATTGGCTTCAGGAGATACCATACAGTTATTTGCGATTCATCCTACACCGCCTATGCCCCAGCATAACCCCATGTCTACAGATCGTGATGCTGAGATGATGAAAACTGCATTTAAAAGCAGAGATTCAAAACTACCTGTGCTAGTTATTGGTGATTTTAATGATGTCGCCTGGTCAGAATCAACGGCTCTTTTTAAAAATGTTAGTGAGTTGTTAGATCTTCGCATTGGCCGTGGGTTGTTTAATACCTTTAGTGCAAAAAGTCAAATTATGAGGTGGCCTCTAGACCATATATTTGTTTCAGAACATTTTAGAGTTATTGATGTTCAAAGGGGTGAAGATATAAATTCTGATCACTTTCCGTCGTATGCAAAATTGAGTTTAGAATCAGAAATTGCTCAGGAGCAAGTGCCTGAACCACCATCAGAAAATCAATTAAAAAGAGCTCTTGATATTATAAAAAAAGAAGCTGGCCAAAAAGATACCCGTAAAGAAAATTAA
- a CDS encoding mechanosensitive ion channel family protein — protein MAYRLDSYLKDFSRNIIDFGVSPVYAELVTIFINAFIFILVLTLVDKILKRFIIEVFKIFSNKTKSSFDDFLILTNFPRYIGHIIPLLVFRWFFLELLKDYPDTTYWLLKAFNTYVILLILKIIRSLLRTARNYFQTKEQYFDKPLQSYLQVTMLFLWGIGIFFFILELFDKNAMNFVLQLGAASAVLLLIFKDTILGFVASIQVSINDIVRIGDWITFSKYGADGNVTEINLATVRVQNWDMTYTTIPTYSLISDSFQNWRGMQESGGRRIKRSVFIKQNSVRFLTSEDLVQLKKIQLVAPYIEHMEKEVIRTNRRHEVDDSLPINGLNQTNLGVFRKYIDAYLYENPAINKDLFLMVRHLAPTSQGIPLEIFCFSHDKRWENYEHIQADIFDHIIAAVKYFDLEIFEEPSSRDITNFLTHRNL, from the coding sequence ATGGCTTACAGACTAGATAGCTATTTAAAAGATTTTTCCAGAAATATTATAGATTTCGGCGTTTCACCGGTATATGCAGAATTGGTGACGATTTTTATAAATGCTTTTATATTTATTCTTGTACTTACCCTGGTAGATAAGATTCTGAAAAGATTTATAATAGAAGTCTTTAAAATCTTCAGTAATAAAACGAAAAGTTCGTTTGATGATTTTCTAATCTTAACCAACTTTCCGCGGTACATAGGTCATATAATACCGCTATTAGTTTTTAGATGGTTTTTCTTAGAGTTATTAAAGGATTATCCTGATACTACCTATTGGCTTTTAAAGGCCTTTAATACCTATGTAATACTTCTAATTTTAAAAATCATACGTAGCCTTCTGCGTACCGCCCGAAATTATTTTCAGACTAAAGAGCAGTATTTTGACAAGCCATTACAAAGTTACTTACAAGTAACCATGCTCTTTTTATGGGGAATTGGGATTTTCTTTTTTATTCTTGAATTATTTGACAAAAATGCAATGAATTTTGTGCTCCAATTAGGAGCCGCATCTGCAGTTTTACTATTAATATTTAAAGATACAATACTTGGTTTTGTAGCCTCAATACAAGTATCTATTAATGATATCGTGCGTATAGGAGACTGGATTACCTTTAGTAAATACGGTGCAGATGGTAATGTAACCGAAATCAATCTTGCTACGGTACGTGTTCAGAATTGGGATATGACCTACACTACGATTCCTACTTACAGTCTTATTTCAGATTCGTTTCAAAACTGGAGAGGAATGCAGGAAAGTGGCGGAAGACGTATCAAACGATCGGTTTTTATCAAACAAAATTCTGTACGCTTTCTTACTTCTGAAGATCTGGTACAACTAAAAAAAATTCAGCTTGTCGCTCCTTATATAGAACATATGGAGAAAGAGGTAATACGCACAAACCGACGTCACGAGGTAGATGACAGCCTACCTATAAATGGTCTTAACCAAACAAATCTTGGTGTTTTTAGAAAGTATATAGATGCGTATTTATATGAGAATCCTGCAATAAATAAAGATCTCTTTCTTATGGTAAGGCACCTCGCTCCTACTTCTCAAGGTATTCCTTTAGAAATTTTTTGTTTTAGTCACGATAAACGCTGGGAAAATTATGAGCACATACAGGCAGATATTTTTGACCATATTATAGCTGCAGTAAAATATTTTGACCTTGAGATATTTGAAGAACCTTCGTCGCGAGATATTACCAATTTCTTAACGCATAGAAATCTCTAA
- a CDS encoding T9SS type A sorting domain-containing protein, whose translation MGKLYSYFFFLMLPILASGQLYIGDNTASSYVYNKGEIIYVTQNIQLEGSPIQDGGNLYMRDEGQLIQGNDASPNAGNGVISLLQTNTRNLWDYHYWTSPVGDPTKSASGNGNTGNVDFYMGGDNNGGLYQTDASDPLGASEVIFTTNYNSSVASINDFSLSSYWLYKFVASNGYGSWSKVSSTNPTRAGEGFTMKGLGNGTSPSGIVPIDFRGRPNNGTINVDVVASNLSLVGNPYPSAMNLSFYLLSNSGASSAMLADCIGTFDPATAPTAVNNSITGLAYFWESDPNVKSHYIQDYQGGYGTFSPLLACNSAGEYSPAVFITYDNDGERVLTERPNTVENGGPINDPDGNPYPFFPERDTDGNVVFDSDGNVVYVMDPVPTGLEGENIPRYWAPVGQGFFVEAIANGVVTAKNEFRYFIKESQSANSQFKSKYEPKKVSKKSSEKSTASLKPNQLTYDEEGLLVMPKFRITTHINDTYYRKISGVLYDDATMGFDIAGDGDNVNALPSDVSFIVEKSPRDVIINLFPYDIDAVLPLKISGNKETNTFKMQVLELNFVPDESIFLHDKETDEYHDILNRPYEIKLPQGTYKERFEIVFKDAKAATLEVAEEVKKSFAVYQNNNRAELTVLNPLETDLKEINVFDISGKLLVSKLNEGSKSKIVIPSGNWSDGIYIIKVITRDNVEFAKKVSVINMK comes from the coding sequence ATGGGAAAACTATACTCTTATTTTTTCTTTTTGATGTTACCCATTTTGGCTTCGGGTCAATTATATATAGGTGATAACACGGCTTCATCCTATGTTTACAACAAGGGTGAAATTATCTATGTAACTCAAAATATTCAGTTAGAAGGATCTCCTATTCAAGATGGCGGTAATTTATATATGCGAGATGAAGGGCAATTAATACAAGGTAATGATGCTAGCCCAAATGCAGGAAATGGGGTTATCTCCTTGCTACAAACTAATACAAGAAATTTATGGGATTACCACTACTGGACTTCTCCTGTGGGCGATCCTACAAAATCAGCCTCTGGTAACGGAAATACAGGCAATGTTGATTTTTATATGGGCGGTGATAATAATGGAGGTCTTTATCAAACTGACGCATCAGATCCTTTAGGGGCTTCAGAAGTTATATTCACAACAAATTATAATAGTAGTGTAGCTAGTATTAATGATTTTAGCTTATCCTCCTATTGGTTATACAAATTTGTCGCAAGTAATGGTTATGGTAGTTGGAGCAAGGTTTCTTCAACTAACCCTACTCGTGCGGGCGAAGGATTTACTATGAAAGGACTGGGTAATGGTACAAGCCCTTCAGGAATTGTACCTATAGATTTTAGAGGTCGCCCAAACAATGGTACCATAAATGTTGACGTAGTAGCAAGTAATTTATCTCTTGTTGGAAACCCTTATCCTTCTGCTATGAACTTGAGTTTTTACTTATTATCTAATTCTGGCGCTAGTAGTGCTATGTTGGCAGACTGTATAGGTACTTTTGATCCGGCAACAGCACCCACGGCTGTAAATAATTCAATTACTGGTCTTGCATACTTTTGGGAATCAGACCCTAATGTAAAATCACATTACATACAAGATTATCAAGGTGGCTATGGCACCTTTTCGCCTTTATTAGCTTGTAATTCTGCAGGAGAATACTCTCCGGCTGTTTTTATAACCTATGACAATGATGGAGAGCGAGTTTTAACTGAGCGGCCTAACACAGTGGAAAACGGGGGGCCTATAAATGACCCTGATGGTAATCCTTATCCATTTTTCCCAGAACGTGACACTGATGGTAATGTAGTTTTTGATAGTGATGGTAACGTTGTTTATGTTATGGACCCTGTGCCTACCGGTCTAGAGGGAGAAAATATACCAAGATACTGGGCTCCTGTAGGCCAGGGATTTTTTGTTGAGGCAATTGCAAACGGAGTGGTAACTGCTAAAAATGAATTTAGATATTTTATTAAGGAATCTCAAAGTGCAAACTCTCAATTCAAAAGCAAATATGAACCTAAGAAAGTGTCTAAAAAATCTTCTGAAAAGTCGACTGCTTCATTAAAGCCAAATCAATTAACTTATGATGAGGAAGGTTTATTGGTTATGCCAAAATTTAGAATTACTACACATATTAATGACACATATTATAGAAAAATAAGTGGAGTACTTTATGATGATGCTACCATGGGATTTGATATCGCAGGTGATGGCGACAATGTAAATGCTTTACCTTCTGATGTTAGTTTTATTGTAGAAAAATCTCCTAGAGATGTTATCATCAATCTCTTTCCTTATGATATAGATGCTGTCTTACCTTTAAAAATATCTGGAAACAAAGAGACTAATACTTTTAAAATGCAGGTTTTAGAACTTAATTTTGTGCCAGACGAAAGCATTTTCCTGCACGACAAGGAAACAGATGAATACCATGATATTTTAAACAGACCCTATGAGATTAAATTACCTCAGGGTACGTACAAAGAAAGATTTGAGATTGTTTTTAAAGATGCAAAAGCAGCAACTTTAGAAGTAGCAGAAGAAGTAAAAAAATCATTCGCTGTTTACCAAAATAACAATCGCGCTGAATTAACAGTTTTAAACCCTTTAGAAACAGATTTAAAAGAAATTAATGTATTTGATATCTCTGGAAAACTTTTAGTTTCAAAACTAAACGAAGGTTCAAAATCTAAAATTGTAATTCCGTCTGGTAACTGGAGTGACGGCATTTATATCATTAAAGTTATCACCCGTGATAATGTAGAATTTGCTAAAAAGGTTTCTGTTATTAATATGAAATAA
- a CDS encoding Smr/MutS family protein, translating into MKINLKIGQRISLIDDNLSGVVTKIVADEIYFSTDDGFELSANRSQVIKDEAFDVAIPEDIELLLTEKEKVYQNRKIPTKKLKGIVPPMEVDLHIHQLTSSERGLSAHDKLNLQIDTARHKLEFAIRKRIQRIVFIHGVGEGVLRAELEYLFSRYDNIKFYDANYQQYGLGATEVYIFQN; encoded by the coding sequence ATGAAAATAAATTTAAAGATAGGACAACGTATTTCCCTTATAGATGATAATTTATCTGGTGTTGTTACAAAAATAGTGGCTGATGAGATTTATTTCAGTACAGATGATGGTTTTGAACTTTCAGCGAACAGATCTCAGGTTATTAAGGATGAGGCTTTTGATGTTGCTATCCCGGAAGACATAGAATTATTATTAACCGAGAAAGAAAAAGTATATCAAAACAGGAAAATTCCTACTAAAAAATTAAAAGGGATTGTCCCTCCTATGGAAGTTGATTTGCACATACATCAACTTACATCTTCAGAGCGTGGGCTTAGTGCTCACGATAAACTCAATCTACAAATAGATACGGCAAGACATAAATTAGAGTTTGCCATAAGAAAACGTATTCAACGTATCGTTTTTATACACGGTGTGGGTGAGGGGGTGTTACGTGCCGAGCTTGAATATCTTTTTTCAAGATATGATAACATCAAGTTTTACGATGCTAATTACCAACAATACGGTTTAGGTGCAACCGAGGTTTATATTTTTCAGAATTAA
- a CDS encoding cysteine desulfurase family protein, whose protein sequence is MTQVYFDNAATTAIRPEVITRMMQVMSEIPGNPSSTHAVGRKAKTVIEQARKTIAAYLNVTPAEIIFTSGGTEADNLIINSAVRDLEVRHIITSPIEHHAVLHVVEHLQLAYDIKISMVAIKDCGSVDLSHLEELLASNSEKTLISLMHINNEIGNMLDLNAVCALAKKYSALFHSDMVQSVGHFDLNLSEVPVDFIAAAAHKFHGPKGVGFAYLRKNSKIRPLIFGGGQERGSRAGTEPVHNIAGMEEALILAQSNLVAERKHIEDIKWYFKEQLQAHIPGVHFNGNCHDGTKSTYTLLNVCLPVPADKALMLLFQLDLKGIACSKGSACQSGSDQGSHVLNAFLSKDKLDKPSIRFSFSHENTKEEVDYVIETLKQFIA, encoded by the coding sequence ATGACTCAAGTTTATTTTGATAATGCTGCCACAACAGCTATACGTCCCGAAGTAATTACGCGCATGATGCAGGTAATGAGTGAGATACCGGGAAATCCTTCTTCAACTCATGCAGTAGGCCGTAAAGCTAAAACAGTAATTGAGCAGGCGCGTAAAACCATCGCCGCCTACTTAAATGTTACTCCAGCCGAAATTATTTTTACTTCAGGCGGTACAGAGGCAGATAATCTGATCATAAATAGTGCTGTTCGGGATTTAGAGGTGAGGCATATCATAACAAGCCCTATAGAGCACCACGCAGTTTTGCACGTAGTAGAACATTTACAATTAGCATATGATATAAAAATATCTATGGTGGCTATTAAAGACTGCGGAAGCGTAGATTTAAGTCATCTTGAAGAGTTGTTAGCTTCAAATTCTGAAAAAACGCTTATAAGTCTGATGCATATTAATAATGAGATAGGCAATATGCTCGACTTAAATGCTGTTTGTGCTCTTGCTAAAAAATACAGCGCACTTTTTCATAGTGACATGGTGCAGTCTGTGGGACATTTTGATTTAAACCTTAGTGAAGTTCCGGTAGATTTTATAGCTGCTGCTGCGCATAAGTTTCACGGACCCAAAGGCGTTGGTTTTGCTTATTTACGTAAAAACAGCAAAATTCGGCCGCTTATTTTTGGAGGAGGGCAGGAGCGCGGTAGTCGCGCAGGAACTGAACCTGTGCACAATATAGCAGGTATGGAAGAAGCACTTATTCTAGCGCAATCTAATCTTGTCGCAGAGCGGAAACATATAGAAGACATTAAATGGTATTTTAAAGAGCAATTACAAGCGCACATACCTGGGGTTCATTTTAATGGAAATTGTCATGACGGAACAAAAAGCACATATACCTTGCTAAATGTGTGTTTACCCGTTCCTGCTGATAAAGCTTTAATGCTTTTATTTCAACTCGATTTAAAGGGGATTGCGTGTTCAAAAGGAAGTGCCTGTCAAAGCGGAAGCGATCAGGGAAGCCACGTTTTAAATGCATTTTTATCTAAAGATAAATTAGATAAGCCTTCTATTCGGTTTTCATTTTCACACGAGAATACTAAAGAAGAAGTTGATTATGTAATTGAGACGTTAAAACAGTTTATTGCTTAA
- a CDS encoding carboxypeptidase-like regulatory domain-containing protein, translating to MKILSLIIVLVSLGNFSVLNAQSSALSGIVFDESNKPLSGVNISSDNLGTQTDDTGYYYLEIPANSIVEIKFSYVGFKTTTASFSLKLDELLEFNPVLSTRIQQINTVIISAENQNRIEGIVNLNPETVRKIPGANPGVENLLKILPGVSANNELSTQYAVRGGNYDENLIYINDIEVYRPFLIRSGQQEGLSIVNSDLVRDVSFSAGGFQAKYGDKLSSVLDITYRRPVEFAASADLSLLGVSLSAEGLSINKKFTALVGARYRDNSLLVDAKQTETNYKPRFTDLQSNLIYTFNPKFELAFLGNLAVNRYDYKPFTRQTNFGTLANPIALIIDYEGQESDRYETYFGALTATYKPTENLNLKIISAAYHTKEQEYYDIFAQYALGSPNSNIGGNDTGEVDFTEAIGSQLTHARNNLDALIVNIQHKGQFSKGTNQLDWGLKFAHESIRDRVQEYEIVDSAGFSLRPPLDRIQNQQPYTPFDAPLEAFTTVRAQNDAQINRISAFVQYSKRLELNTTKAWYNLGLRSQVWNVSGTNLTSNTQHVISPRAQFSLKPNWRADMVFRIASGIYYQPPFYRELRNAQGTVLPNVKAQKSIHFVAAIDWSFKLWERPFKLISEVYYKDLSNVNSYTLENVRIRYKAANDAKAYAYGVDFRLSGEFVPGTDSWISLGILKTEENINNRGYKARPTDQRLKLGVLFQDYVPTIPDLKLYIKMVYQSGLPGGSPSYVDTYDYQTRLPFYFRSDVGFAYSILTRESLKAEKSIIEELNIGIEIFNIFDRQNSITNTFVRDAASQQQYAVPNYLSPRVFNVRLSARF from the coding sequence TTGAAAATACTTTCTTTAATTATAGTTCTTGTTAGCCTTGGAAATTTTTCGGTATTAAATGCCCAAAGTTCCGCACTAAGTGGGATTGTATTTGATGAATCTAATAAACCATTATCTGGTGTAAATATTAGTAGCGATAATCTGGGTACACAAACAGATGATACGGGTTATTATTATTTAGAAATACCGGCAAATTCTATAGTAGAAATCAAGTTTTCGTATGTGGGATTTAAAACTACCACAGCTTCATTCTCACTTAAACTCGATGAACTCCTTGAGTTTAACCCTGTTTTAAGTACACGTATTCAACAAATAAATACGGTTATAATTTCTGCAGAGAATCAGAATCGCATAGAAGGTATCGTGAATTTAAATCCCGAAACTGTTAGAAAAATACCGGGAGCAAATCCCGGAGTAGAAAATTTACTCAAGATTCTACCGGGAGTTAGCGCCAATAATGAACTGAGCACGCAATATGCTGTACGCGGTGGTAATTATGACGAAAATCTAATTTATATTAATGATATTGAAGTCTACAGACCATTTCTTATACGCTCTGGCCAGCAAGAAGGTTTGAGTATTGTAAATAGTGATCTTGTGCGCGATGTAAGTTTTAGTGCCGGAGGGTTTCAGGCTAAGTATGGTGATAAACTTTCGTCTGTACTCGATATAACCTACAGACGGCCGGTAGAATTTGCGGCTTCAGCAGATTTAAGCTTATTAGGTGTTAGTCTTTCCGCCGAAGGACTAAGTATAAATAAGAAATTTACAGCCTTAGTAGGTGCGCGATACAGAGACAATAGTTTACTGGTAGATGCTAAGCAGACTGAAACCAATTACAAACCAAGATTTACAGATCTTCAAAGCAACCTTATCTATACGTTTAACCCTAAGTTTGAACTAGCATTTTTGGGAAATCTAGCTGTAAACCGTTATGATTATAAACCCTTTACGAGACAAACTAATTTTGGCACCTTAGCAAATCCTATTGCCTTAATTATAGATTATGAAGGGCAGGAATCTGACCGGTATGAGACGTATTTTGGAGCCCTCACTGCAACTTATAAACCCACTGAAAATTTAAATTTAAAGATTATAAGTGCTGCTTATCATACGAAAGAACAGGAATATTACGACATATTTGCCCAATATGCATTAGGAAGTCCGAACTCCAATATAGGTGGAAACGATACCGGTGAAGTTGATTTTACTGAAGCCATAGGGTCTCAACTTACCCATGCTCGTAATAATCTTGATGCTTTAATTGTTAATATTCAGCATAAGGGACAGTTTTCAAAAGGTACAAATCAATTAGACTGGGGATTAAAATTTGCTCACGAATCCATTCGCGATCGGGTTCAGGAGTATGAAATCGTAGATTCTGCCGGATTTTCTTTACGACCACCTTTAGATCGTATTCAAAACCAGCAACCCTATACACCCTTTGATGCACCATTAGAAGCTTTTACGACTGTACGCGCTCAAAATGACGCTCAAATAAATCGCATTTCTGCCTTTGTACAATACAGTAAACGTTTAGAACTGAATACTACAAAAGCCTGGTATAATTTAGGATTACGCTCTCAAGTGTGGAATGTTAGCGGTACAAATCTTACTTCAAATACCCAACACGTAATTAGCCCAAGAGCACAATTTAGCCTTAAACCAAACTGGAGAGCCGATATGGTTTTTAGAATTGCCTCGGGGATTTATTACCAACCCCCATTTTATAGAGAATTGCGAAATGCTCAGGGTACAGTACTACCTAATGTAAAAGCACAAAAAAGTATTCATTTTGTAGCCGCAATTGACTGGAGCTTTAAGCTGTGGGAACGACCATTTAAATTAATCAGCGAAGTGTATTATAAAGATTTATCTAACGTTAATTCCTATACATTAGAGAACGTTAGAATACGTTATAAGGCAGCTAATGATGCAAAAGCATATGCATATGGAGTTGACTTTAGACTTTCTGGTGAGTTTGTACCGGGTACAGACAGCTGGATTAGTCTTGGAATTTTAAAAACTGAAGAAAACATAAATAATAGAGGTTATAAAGCAAGACCTACAGACCAACGTTTAAAATTAGGAGTCTTGTTTCAAGATTATGTACCTACAATACCAGATTTAAAACTTTATATAAAAATGGTATATCAAAGCGGCCTGCCTGGTGGCTCTCCTTCCTATGTTGATACCTATGATTACCAGACACGTTTACCATTTTATTTCAGGTCAGATGTAGGGTTTGCGTACTCGATACTAACTCGAGAATCATTAAAAGCTGAAAAATCTATAATTGAAGAATTAAATATTGGAATTGAAATCTTCAATATTTTTGATCGCCAAAACAGCATCACCAATACATTTGTGCGCGATGCCGCGTCTCAACAACAATACGCTGTCCCTAATTATCTTTCGCCCAGAGTATTTAACGTACGCCTGAGTGCACGCTTTTAA
- a CDS encoding M23 family metallopeptidase, which translates to MKKLLITLFTSCTLLVNGQSDIPKKDFIPPLRITTVLAGSFGELRSNHFHSGLDIKTQQRTGLDVVASASGFVSRIKISHYGYGKALYIDHPNGYTTVYGHLDKFSPDLEAYVKAKQYEAESYEIELFPAPNELAVTQGQLVAYSGNTGGSGGPHVHFEIRDKNERPMNAQLFGIEVADHRAPIINDLLVYTLSDSSAVNQSQARQKLTITKQPDGTYLSENLTAYGAIGFAVGTVDMQDAANNNNGIYKIETSLNGEILLNLEMDKFSFAETRYINRMIDYSYFEEKRDRVQKLFIERNNPLSIFKYEKNKGVLQLNQDGTSGIYTIKVSDIKGNETVVVVPITIAKEPILSPTVKKVTPYFVQADANQNFKVGDWDLFIPEGSFYDDYYLDVSANTDALHLDQDLIPVQKYIKLSYNVSAFQPGDRERLYIGRVNYRGLLRYEGATLEGDHISASVNALGDFKLGLDTKPPKIEAIDLTDGKWISDYKTLNFKITDEDTGIKSYRATINGNFILLEYEYKKNLLTYNFDDGISVSGENQLQLIVTDNVGNSTTFKTTFFRK; encoded by the coding sequence ATGAAAAAACTACTTATTACTCTTTTTACAAGTTGTACTCTTCTTGTAAACGGCCAATCAGATATTCCTAAAAAAGATTTTATACCACCGTTGCGTATCACCACCGTTCTTGCAGGTAGTTTTGGTGAACTGCGCAGTAATCACTTTCATAGTGGGCTTGATATTAAAACACAACAGCGTACCGGTCTTGATGTAGTCGCCAGCGCTTCGGGTTTTGTGAGTCGTATTAAAATTTCGCATTATGGGTATGGTAAGGCGCTCTATATAGACCACCCTAATGGCTATACAACCGTTTATGGTCATCTTGATAAATTTTCTCCTGATTTAGAGGCATACGTAAAAGCAAAACAATATGAAGCCGAAAGCTACGAGATTGAACTTTTTCCGGCTCCAAATGAATTAGCTGTCACACAAGGTCAATTAGTCGCTTACAGCGGAAACACCGGCGGTAGCGGTGGCCCTCACGTTCATTTTGAAATACGGGATAAAAATGAACGACCTATGAATGCCCAACTTTTTGGAATAGAAGTCGCAGACCATAGAGCTCCCATTATAAACGACCTGCTTGTGTATACACTCTCAGACAGTAGCGCTGTAAATCAATCGCAAGCACGTCAAAAACTAACCATTACAAAGCAACCTGATGGAACATATTTAAGTGAAAACCTTACAGCTTATGGTGCTATAGGTTTTGCTGTAGGAACGGTAGATATGCAGGATGCTGCTAATAACAATAATGGTATCTACAAAATTGAAACCAGTTTAAATGGTGAAATATTATTAAATCTGGAAATGGATAAATTTTCGTTTGCAGAAACACGCTACATAAACCGAATGATTGATTACTCCTATTTTGAAGAGAAACGGGATCGGGTTCAAAAATTGTTTATAGAGCGTAACAATCCGCTGAGCATTTTTAAGTATGAAAAAAATAAAGGTGTACTTCAACTTAATCAAGACGGCACCAGCGGAATTTATACTATAAAAGTATCGGATATTAAGGGTAATGAAACTGTAGTTGTTGTACCTATAACTATTGCTAAAGAACCTATTTTATCCCCAACTGTAAAAAAAGTCACTCCGTATTTTGTACAGGCAGATGCAAATCAAAACTTCAAAGTAGGTGATTGGGATTTGTTTATTCCTGAAGGTTCGTTTTATGATGATTATTATTTAGATGTTTCTGCAAATACAGACGCACTGCATCTTGATCAGGATTTAATACCGGTTCAGAAATATATTAAATTGAGTTACAATGTTTCTGCATTTCAGCCCGGTGATCGAGAACGATTATATATAGGAAGAGTTAATTACAGAGGACTATTGCGTTATGAAGGAGCTACCTTAGAAGGTGATCACATATCTGCAAGCGTAAATGCATTAGGCGATTTTAAACTTGGCTTAGACACTAAACCACCCAAAATTGAAGCTATAGACCTTACAGATGGTAAATGGATTTCAGATTATAAAACGCTAAATTTTAAAATAACTGACGAGGATACTGGCATAAAGAGTTACAGAGCTACCATTAACGGTAACTTTATATTGCTTGAATATGAGTATAAGAAAAACTTACTAACCTATAATTTTGATGATGGTATAAGTGTTTCCGGAGAAAACCAACTTCAGCTTATTGTAACAGATAATGTAGGAAATAGTACTACATTTAAGACCACATTCTTTAGAAAATAG
- a CDS encoding cell division protein ZapA: MSDHLKIKLSIADRVYPLTIKPQQEEGLRKAAKEIEEMIKKFEQSYAVRDKQDVLAMCALQFASKTIQRDIEGSGESAEAIQQLRDLELLVKSQLS; the protein is encoded by the coding sequence ATGTCTGATCATTTAAAAATAAAATTGTCTATTGCAGACCGGGTATATCCGCTAACTATAAAACCTCAGCAGGAAGAAGGATTGCGTAAAGCAGCGAAAGAGATTGAGGAAATGATTAAGAAATTTGAGCAAAGTTATGCCGTTAGAGATAAGCAAGATGTATTAGCGATGTGCGCTTTGCAATTTGCGTCTAAAACAATACAAAGGGATATTGAGGGAAGTGGTGAGAGTGCCGAAGCAATACAACAACTGCGAGACCTCGAGTTACTGGTTAAAAGCCAGTTGTCCTAA